Proteins encoded within one genomic window of Phototrophicus methaneseepsis:
- the fes gene encoding enterochelin esterase, whose product MRTQSTYSDTHDDALISPCIQQLKEAFNTSDNPTTLIDDFWAEVTAQGAPLVEPIDGDADYCFVTFLWRAKPGTQVEHVLVMVDTLTDKDREDHLERHLMQPIAETDVWYKTYRLRHDHRARYQFYVDDGTRPPFKIEAGKTRPGWISVLQDAIADPLNPRTFPATRLQPVTSILELPNAPASLWQYGPAKVSGEVVEHVVASEVLSNERPVWVYTPPGYTPEQTYGVLVLLDGNVWQPMLTVSQTLDALIAEGLIPPLVAVMPSSIDLEIRWQEMTCSAPFVDFLRDELLPWARENWSMTDDPARTIISGQSLGGLTSAYAAFMAPEVFGNVLSLSGSFWWRSDSAYDLEAEWLSHQFAITPKRDVRFYVAAGLQEWHLLQTNRHLRDVLLAKGYELTYKEYNGGHDYLCWSQATPDGLVELTRHWADSE is encoded by the coding sequence ATGCGAACCCAATCAACCTATTCAGATACCCATGACGATGCACTCATAAGCCCATGTATCCAGCAGCTTAAGGAAGCGTTCAATACGAGCGATAACCCCACGACGCTAATCGATGATTTCTGGGCGGAAGTCACTGCCCAAGGGGCGCCCCTAGTAGAGCCGATCGACGGCGATGCTGACTATTGTTTTGTGACGTTTTTGTGGCGTGCAAAACCGGGTACACAGGTCGAACATGTGCTTGTGATGGTCGACACGCTCACGGACAAAGATCGTGAAGACCATCTGGAACGTCATCTCATGCAGCCCATTGCGGAGACAGACGTCTGGTATAAAACGTATCGCCTGCGCCATGATCACCGGGCACGGTATCAGTTTTATGTCGATGATGGCACCCGCCCACCTTTTAAGATAGAGGCTGGCAAGACCCGTCCTGGCTGGATAAGCGTGCTGCAAGATGCCATCGCGGACCCGCTCAACCCGCGCACCTTCCCGGCTACACGGCTGCAACCCGTCACTTCTATCTTAGAGTTGCCCAATGCGCCTGCTTCGCTGTGGCAATATGGCCCCGCAAAGGTCAGCGGTGAGGTGGTTGAACATGTCGTCGCCAGCGAGGTGCTGAGCAATGAGCGGCCCGTATGGGTGTATACACCGCCTGGGTATACGCCAGAGCAGACTTATGGTGTATTGGTGTTGCTGGACGGGAATGTATGGCAGCCTATGCTGACTGTTTCCCAGACATTAGACGCGCTCATTGCTGAAGGGCTGATTCCACCGCTCGTTGCAGTCATGCCTAGCTCGATTGATTTAGAAATCCGCTGGCAGGAGATGACCTGTTCCGCGCCCTTTGTCGATTTCCTGCGGGATGAGCTGCTGCCCTGGGCACGAGAAAACTGGTCCATGACAGATGATCCGGCCCGCACGATCATCAGCGGGCAGAGCCTGGGCGGTTTGACCTCTGCTTATGCTGCTTTTATGGCACCGGAGGTCTTCGGGAACGTGTTGTCGCTCTCAGGCTCTTTCTGGTGGCGCAGCGACAGCGCTTATGACCTTGAAGCAGAGTGGCTCAGCCATCAATTTGCGATCACGCCGAAACGAGATGTGCGTTTTTATGTGGCCGCGGGACTGCAAGAATGGCACTTGCTCCAGACGAACCGTCATCTGCGCGATGTCCTGCTGGCGAAGGGCTACGAGCTTACCTACAAAGAATATAACGGTGGGCATGATTATTTGTGTTGGAGCCAGGCTACGCCGGATGGCCTGGTCGAACTGACCCGTCATTGGGCAGATAGCGAATAA
- a CDS encoding sugar transferase, whose protein sequence is MYAHGIKRGLDLIISGIALVVLSPVLLIIMMLIYIRLGSPILFKQQRPGLHGRPFMIYKFRTMTDGRDAAGQPLPDAERMTPLGRFLRSTSLDELPELLNVLKGDMSLIGPRPLLMRYLDRYTTQQARRHEVRPGITGWAQINGRNAITWEEKFELDVWYVEHCSLALDLKIIFLTIWKVVRREGISQQGEATMSEFMGTEEIFYDS, encoded by the coding sequence ATGTACGCACACGGCATCAAACGAGGGCTTGATCTAATCATCAGTGGTATAGCGCTGGTGGTCTTATCGCCTGTACTGCTCATCATAATGATGTTGATCTATATCAGGCTGGGAAGCCCCATTCTCTTTAAACAACAGCGCCCAGGCTTACATGGCAGGCCGTTCATGATCTATAAATTCCGCACGATGACCGATGGCCGTGATGCAGCAGGCCAGCCCTTACCAGATGCCGAACGTATGACGCCGCTGGGGCGCTTCCTGCGCAGTACCAGCCTGGACGAACTGCCTGAGTTGTTGAACGTCCTGAAAGGCGACATGAGCTTGATCGGCCCACGCCCTTTGCTGATGCGCTATCTGGACCGCTATACCACTCAGCAAGCGCGCCGTCATGAAGTGAGACCCGGCATTACGGGATGGGCACAGATAAACGGACGTAATGCCATCACCTGGGAAGAGAAGTTTGAACTGGATGTATGGTATGTTGAGCATTGTTCGCTGGCGCTAGACCTGAAAATCATCTTCCTCACTATCTGGAAGGTCGTCCGGCGCGAAGGGATTTCTCAGCAGGGCGAAGCCACAATGAGCGAATTCATGGGTACAGAAGAAATATTCTATGACAGCTAA
- a CDS encoding acetyltransferase produces the protein MTANSLTDRYLIIGAGGHGKVIADILLAQGKRPLGFLDDNLAMVGQTIYGLPVLGKIDTWADMDPTGLIVGIGDNTIRRAIVQRIHQQVKSPPWYTAIHPTAIISRSVQIGVGTVIVAGAIINADVHLGNHVIINTAATIDHDCIIQDYVHIAPGAHLAGNVQVADNVLMGVGCSVIPGCKIGANTKIGAGAAVVSDVPPGVVAKGVPARWRNVS, from the coding sequence ATGACAGCTAACTCTCTGACAGACAGGTATCTCATCATCGGCGCAGGTGGACATGGCAAAGTCATTGCAGATATTTTACTGGCCCAGGGTAAGCGACCTCTCGGTTTCCTAGATGACAATTTGGCCATGGTTGGACAGACTATTTACGGATTACCTGTTTTAGGGAAAATTGACACATGGGCCGATATGGATCCTACTGGATTGATCGTTGGCATTGGCGATAACACTATTCGACGAGCAATCGTACAGCGCATCCATCAACAGGTCAAATCACCGCCCTGGTATACAGCTATTCATCCAACGGCCATCATATCCCGTTCTGTTCAGATCGGAGTAGGCACAGTAATTGTCGCAGGGGCCATCATCAACGCAGACGTGCACCTGGGCAATCATGTGATCATCAATACAGCTGCCACCATAGACCATGACTGTATCATTCAGGATTATGTCCATATTGCGCCAGGTGCTCACCTGGCAGGGAACGTTCAGGTCGCTGACAATGTCCTTATGGGTGTAGGCTGCTCAGTCATCCCAGGCTGCAAAATCGGTGCAAACACAAAAATTGGTGCAGGTGCTGCTGTGGTCTCAGATGTTCCCCCCGGCGTCGTTGCAAAGGGGGTTCCTGCACGTTGGCGCAATGTGAGCTAA
- a CDS encoding DegT/DnrJ/EryC1/StrS family aminotransferase, translating into MTVSERIYLSPPHMSGEELKRIQQAFADNWVAPAGPNLAAFEAQLCDYVGAQHAVAVSSGTAAIHLALLVTDVQPDDEIFVSTLTFAGSVNPIIYMGAKPVFIDSEPQSWNMDPNLLEDALKARAQSGNLPKAVMPVHLYGQSADMDAIMAVCERYEVMVIEDAAEALGTLYRDRHPGTFGKMSAFSFNGNKIITTSGGGMLISDDRALIEHARKLASQSREPVAHYEHLEIGYNYRMSNILAAIGCGQMTVLEDRVRRKREIYAYYAQRLGDIPGLTFVDEMPYGRHTHWLTVMLVDPAQFGADREQIRLTLEDHNIESRPLWKPMHCQPVFQDYEFIGGNVADSLFDQGLCLPSGTALTDAELDRIISIIQAMR; encoded by the coding sequence ATGACTGTGTCTGAACGTATTTATCTCTCCCCACCGCATATGTCTGGCGAGGAACTCAAACGTATACAACAGGCCTTCGCTGATAATTGGGTCGCACCCGCAGGGCCAAACCTGGCCGCCTTCGAAGCGCAGCTTTGTGATTATGTCGGCGCACAACATGCCGTGGCGGTTTCTTCTGGCACTGCGGCGATTCACCTGGCGTTACTCGTCACGGATGTGCAGCCGGATGATGAAATTTTCGTCTCGACGCTAACATTCGCGGGCAGCGTGAACCCGATTATCTATATGGGGGCGAAGCCTGTCTTCATTGATAGCGAGCCGCAATCCTGGAATATGGACCCCAATCTGCTGGAAGATGCCCTTAAAGCGCGTGCCCAATCCGGCAACCTCCCTAAGGCTGTGATGCCCGTCCACCTCTACGGGCAATCCGCAGATATGGACGCCATCATGGCTGTGTGCGAGCGTTACGAAGTCATGGTGATCGAAGATGCTGCCGAAGCATTAGGAACGCTCTATCGTGATCGGCACCCCGGCACATTCGGCAAGATGAGCGCGTTTTCGTTTAACGGCAATAAGATTATCACGACCTCCGGCGGCGGTATGCTCATCTCTGATGATCGCGCATTGATCGAACACGCTCGCAAATTAGCCAGTCAATCGAGGGAGCCTGTCGCACACTATGAGCACCTCGAGATCGGCTATAACTATCGCATGAGCAACATCCTGGCGGCGATTGGCTGCGGGCAGATGACAGTGCTTGAAGATCGCGTCCGGCGGAAGCGCGAAATCTACGCCTATTACGCCCAGCGATTGGGCGATATACCAGGGCTGACCTTCGTCGATGAAATGCCTTACGGTCGGCATACGCACTGGCTAACCGTCATGCTGGTGGACCCGGCACAATTCGGCGCGGATCGAGAGCAAATCCGGCTGACGCTGGAAGATCACAATATCGAGTCGCGCCCACTCTGGAAGCCGATGCACTGCCAGCCTGTCTTCCAGGATTATGAATTTATCGGCGGGAACGTGGCGGATTCACTCTTCGACCAGGGGCTATGCTTGCCTTCCGGTACGGCCCTTACAGATGCCGAGCTTGACCGTATTATCTCAATCATTCAGGCGATGCGATAA
- a CDS encoding SLC13 family permease: protein MTPAIAAFLFIFVIGLVLFAWERVPADVTALGLMLSLILTGLLSPADAFAGFGSETVLMILGLLILTETLVYTGLVDMTGRWILGTVGEDVSRLRWIMLIVPGIVSAVISNTAAAAFFLPIVLGLAHRLRISASQLLMPMAFAAILAGSVTLIGTSTNLVVSGLMQQQGLAPLSMFELTPVGLPILIAGILYMAFIGRKLIPDRTARTIDGPVLPDDLYFTEITLTPESPAAGKSIEESLIMRDLNLGVLALQRGDEVLRPLADTILTEGDTLLVEGKREDILRIPQTNGIEISGRIEELESYAQDGTTQVAEVVILPGSPLLGRTIRGLGLRERYKLQILAVNQAGDIRYSKIGRLTLSLGDVLLVQLPATNLRLLESEKMFRVLDIIETPPNDLSKARLASLIFIASLGMAVLGILPIAVAVLLGTLMAFLTRCITPEEAYRRIEWKTLILIGSMLAFGQAMTQTGTADYLAELIVNLPGVGSPFVLLTFFFFISVVLTQPMSNQAAAAVLVPIAIQTALLLGHNPRPVVIMIALAASCSFITPLEPASVIVYSAGRYRFMDFIRVGGLLTIVVYVIAILLVPLIWQA from the coding sequence ATGACGCCAGCGATTGCGGCATTCCTGTTTATATTCGTTATAGGGCTCGTACTATTTGCCTGGGAGCGCGTCCCGGCTGATGTGACAGCACTTGGCCTGATGCTCAGTCTAATCCTCACAGGCTTGTTAAGCCCGGCAGACGCTTTCGCCGGGTTTGGCAGCGAAACAGTCCTGATGATCCTGGGCCTCCTGATTCTGACGGAAACCCTGGTATATACGGGCCTCGTTGATATGACCGGGCGCTGGATACTCGGCACTGTTGGCGAGGATGTCTCCCGGTTGCGCTGGATTATGCTGATCGTGCCCGGTATCGTCAGCGCGGTGATCAGCAATACGGCAGCAGCGGCCTTCTTCCTGCCGATTGTGCTCGGCCTTGCTCATCGCCTGCGTATCAGCGCATCACAATTGCTGATGCCGATGGCTTTCGCTGCCATTCTGGCCGGCTCTGTAACGCTCATCGGTACTTCAACGAATCTAGTTGTCAGCGGCTTGATGCAGCAGCAGGGCCTCGCCCCCCTCTCCATGTTCGAGCTGACGCCTGTCGGCCTGCCTATCCTGATCGCAGGCATTCTCTATATGGCGTTTATCGGTCGTAAGCTCATACCGGATCGTACAGCGCGCACCATTGACGGCCCCGTGCTGCCAGATGACCTCTACTTTACGGAGATCACCCTCACGCCGGAAAGCCCCGCCGCAGGCAAAAGCATTGAAGAATCGCTCATCATGCGCGACCTGAACCTGGGCGTACTGGCTTTGCAACGTGGGGACGAGGTGCTGCGTCCCCTGGCGGATACAATCCTCACGGAAGGGGATACGCTCCTTGTAGAAGGCAAGCGCGAAGACATCCTGCGCATCCCACAGACAAACGGCATTGAGATTAGCGGACGCATTGAAGAACTGGAAAGCTATGCCCAGGATGGTACGACACAGGTTGCAGAAGTCGTTATTTTGCCAGGGTCGCCCTTGTTGGGCCGGACCATCCGTGGCCTGGGCCTGCGTGAGCGCTACAAGCTGCAAATCCTGGCTGTGAACCAGGCCGGGGATATTCGCTACAGCAAAATAGGCCGCCTGACACTGAGCCTGGGCGATGTGCTGCTGGTGCAGCTACCAGCCACAAATTTGCGCCTGCTGGAAAGCGAGAAGATGTTCCGCGTGCTGGATATCATCGAGACGCCGCCTAACGATCTCTCAAAGGCACGTCTTGCCAGCCTGATCTTCATTGCCTCTTTGGGCATGGCTGTACTCGGCATCCTGCCGATTGCCGTTGCCGTGCTCTTAGGCACCCTGATGGCCTTCCTGACGCGCTGCATCACGCCAGAAGAAGCGTATCGCCGCATCGAATGGAAGACGCTAATCCTCATCGGCAGCATGTTGGCTTTTGGGCAAGCCATGACCCAAACAGGCACGGCGGACTATCTCGCAGAATTGATTGTCAACCTGCCCGGTGTTGGTTCGCCCTTCGTCCTGCTGACGTTTTTCTTCTTCATCTCCGTCGTGCTGACGCAGCCTATGTCCAACCAGGCCGCGGCGGCGGTCCTGGTACCCATCGCCATCCAGACAGCCCTGTTATTAGGGCATAATCCGCGCCCGGTCGTCATTATGATTGCCCTGGCAGCGAGCTGCTCGTTCATTACACCCCTAGAGCCTGCCAGCGTCATTGTTTACAGTGCAGGGCGCTACCGCTTTATGGATTTCATCCGTGTGGGTGGCTTGCTGACAATTGTCGTCTATGTGATCGCGATTTTGTTGGTGCCGCTCATCTGGCAAGCCTGA
- a CDS encoding extracellular solute-binding protein, translated as MKKILAGLLCLFAWAVIVPVQAQNPVTITVGMASFYQDLLKTPIENFNAAHEDIQIQLTEASLPYYGAGIDAETYLDDLSAAVSEADIFFAQSSQLPLVATRSGYILDIAPLVTADTSLNPSDFYGSMWRAFQWEGGMWAMPMTGDVIGILYDQDAFDEANLPYPGESWSMIDMETAAREFATYDENGDVEAPGVYIYASSDQIINSMLDNLLYDPVALEATPNFDDPALAELMTTWAELTEEGLIGTPTNSILDLPPVSISPSILSILPGLQGGDTSNYQFTSLPGGSTFIDVAGLAVSAGTLSRDAAYEVVKFLTTDLESVSSIVSSPIPALRELTDMDADTGIAALANISLPEDLLSTILAYVESAKSPADLLFSPYVAAALQNVQMNDALAEDALNEVEVTALDAMTAATNRQGDVVTVNAPGGRVLAPAGENDVNIKFGYYVLANAIPNQEELENFMVTYAEETSGVANVELERLSVLSGAISLANFADQVDCFYYSGNLVGSEDMSLLLPLDPLLDSDPNLNRNDVVGDVLSQLQFNGQTYALPIHLQPELIAYVPSSFEASGVPFPDPTWTTADFELALQSLQTDTAEDAPFGSRSIGGTYLLSLIASYGGLPLDTSTTPITLDFTSDSSVAAIRQVLDLAKEGYIHYSQMGDLAAMSNISFQDTYPMYAFLMSPIFNFAGTSEDVGYVPYPRGNMYTPVTYDIGAAYIIPNTGRMEACYDFISELARHPEFFGGMPAWSSELDNPVLATTQSEEATAYYEAFADTLSQPDHVEFQSMISSQVGVIDDLITSIWLYRAFDAYVLEDADLVAELEQAQVYAQDFITCAGALPPFESGTDDVQEYTLEYVQCAIDTDSSMSELFGAVGVN; from the coding sequence ATGAAGAAAATTTTAGCTGGTTTATTGTGCTTGTTTGCGTGGGCGGTGATTGTTCCGGTGCAGGCTCAAAATCCCGTCACGATAACAGTGGGGATGGCTAGCTTTTATCAGGATTTACTAAAAACACCCATTGAAAACTTCAATGCGGCACATGAGGATATTCAGATCCAGCTGACGGAAGCCAGTTTGCCTTATTATGGCGCTGGGATTGATGCAGAGACCTATCTTGATGATCTGTCGGCGGCTGTCTCAGAAGCGGATATTTTTTTCGCTCAAAGCAGCCAACTACCGCTGGTTGCGACGCGGAGCGGTTACATCCTCGATATCGCGCCGCTGGTCACTGCGGATACCAGCCTGAATCCGTCGGATTTTTATGGGTCGATGTGGCGGGCCTTCCAATGGGAAGGTGGCATGTGGGCGATGCCCATGACTGGTGATGTCATTGGCATTTTGTATGATCAGGATGCTTTTGACGAGGCCAACCTGCCTTACCCTGGCGAAAGTTGGTCCATGATTGACATGGAAACAGCCGCTCGTGAATTCGCCACGTATGATGAAAACGGCGATGTGGAAGCGCCGGGTGTCTATATTTATGCTTCCAGCGATCAGATTATCAACTCGATGCTGGATAATTTGCTATATGACCCTGTAGCCTTGGAAGCGACCCCGAATTTTGATGACCCGGCCCTGGCAGAACTCATGACAACGTGGGCAGAGCTCACGGAAGAAGGGCTGATTGGTACGCCGACGAATTCCATTCTAGATCTGCCCCCTGTGTCGATTTCGCCTTCTATTTTGAGTATCCTGCCTGGATTGCAAGGTGGCGACACTTCTAACTACCAGTTCACATCTTTACCGGGCGGCAGTACCTTTATTGATGTGGCGGGGCTGGCCGTCAGTGCTGGGACGCTCTCCCGTGATGCGGCCTATGAAGTCGTGAAGTTCCTCACCACAGACCTGGAATCCGTGAGTTCAATCGTTTCTTCACCGATCCCGGCCCTGCGCGAACTCACCGACATGGACGCGGATACAGGTATTGCTGCACTTGCGAATATTAGCCTGCCAGAAGACTTGTTGTCTACGATCCTGGCTTATGTGGAATCAGCAAAATCTCCCGCTGATTTACTCTTCTCGCCTTATGTCGCGGCGGCATTACAAAATGTGCAGATGAACGATGCCCTCGCGGAAGATGCCCTGAACGAGGTCGAAGTGACGGCGTTGGATGCCATGACGGCGGCGACCAATCGCCAGGGTGATGTCGTCACGGTGAATGCACCGGGTGGCCGTGTCCTGGCCCCTGCTGGCGAAAATGACGTCAACATCAAGTTTGGTTACTATGTACTGGCAAATGCGATCCCGAACCAGGAAGAACTAGAAAACTTCATGGTGACCTATGCCGAAGAAACCAGCGGTGTCGCTAATGTTGAGCTTGAACGCTTATCTGTGCTATCTGGTGCGATATCCTTGGCGAACTTTGCCGATCAGGTTGACTGCTTCTACTACTCAGGCAACCTCGTTGGCTCGGAAGATATGTCCCTGCTGCTACCCTTGGACCCGCTGTTGGATAGCGACCCGAACTTGAACCGTAATGATGTCGTAGGGGATGTGCTCTCGCAGTTGCAGTTCAATGGTCAGACGTATGCTTTGCCGATTCACTTACAACCGGAATTGATCGCTTATGTGCCGTCTTCGTTTGAGGCCAGCGGCGTGCCATTCCCTGATCCGACATGGACGACGGCTGATTTTGAACTGGCTTTGCAATCGCTCCAGACGGATACCGCAGAAGATGCGCCCTTCGGCAGTCGCAGCATTGGCGGGACGTATCTGCTTTCCTTGATTGCATCTTATGGCGGGCTGCCCCTGGATACCAGCACCACGCCTATTACCCTGGATTTCACCAGTGATTCAAGTGTGGCCGCGATCCGTCAGGTGCTGGACCTCGCCAAAGAAGGCTATATTCACTATTCCCAGATGGGTGACCTGGCTGCGATGAGCAATATCTCGTTCCAGGATACGTACCCGATGTACGCCTTCCTGATGAGCCCGATCTTCAACTTCGCGGGGACATCCGAGGATGTCGGTTATGTGCCGTATCCGAGAGGCAACATGTATACACCCGTGACCTATGATATCGGTGCGGCCTATATCATCCCGAACACAGGTCGTATGGAAGCTTGCTACGATTTCATCAGTGAATTAGCGCGTCACCCTGAGTTCTTTGGTGGCATGCCTGCCTGGAGCAGCGAGCTGGATAACCCGGTCTTGGCGACGACCCAGAGCGAAGAAGCGACAGCTTACTATGAAGCCTTTGCCGATACGCTCAGCCAGCCCGATCATGTGGAATTCCAGTCGATGATCAGCTCCCAGGTAGGTGTCATTGATGACCTGATTACATCCATCTGGCTGTATCGGGCGTTTGACGCTTATGTGCTGGAAGATGCGGACCTGGTGGCTGAATTGGAACAGGCGCAGGTCTATGCACAGGACTTCATCACATGCGCGGGGGCCTTACCGCCCTTTGAATCCGGCACAGATGATGTACAGGAATATACGTTGGAATACGTTCAATGTGCGATTGATACCGATAGCAGCATGAGCGAGTTGTTTGGTGCTGTCGGCGTGAACTAG
- a CDS encoding response regulator translates to MALPILIVEDDPDGQEMVAHIMRHLGVAHDVVGDAEKAIHKLMAGEHFQAVIIDLALPGKDGWELLSEIRENPETQDLTCIAITAYHTSKTREEALHSGFNAYFSKPLDATHFARELAAIL, encoded by the coding sequence ATGGCACTACCTATTCTAATCGTTGAAGATGATCCAGATGGTCAGGAGATGGTGGCGCATATCATGCGCCATCTAGGGGTTGCTCATGATGTCGTCGGAGATGCCGAAAAAGCAATCCATAAGCTGATGGCTGGCGAACACTTTCAGGCTGTGATTATTGACCTGGCATTACCTGGCAAAGATGGCTGGGAGCTGCTTTCGGAAATCCGCGAGAATCCTGAGACTCAAGACCTGACGTGTATCGCCATCACGGCCTATCACACGTCGAAGACGCGCGAAGAAGCATTGCACTCAGGCTTTAATGCGTATTTTTCCAAGCCGTTGGATGCGACCCATTTCGCCCGCGAGCTTGCAGCAATCTTATAA
- a CDS encoding response regulator, giving the protein MSKIPVDLLMGWDIVVVDDEPDSLEVARYILDFYGANVYTATNGKEGLDLVEEVRPRFVISDLSMPIMDGWEFLSNLKSTGYMRDIPVIALTAHAMKGDRERAIAVGFHNYLTKPLTAHTFMDELLVLLLDIPQLSEYLTI; this is encoded by the coding sequence ATGAGTAAGATACCTGTGGACTTACTGATGGGCTGGGATATTGTCGTCGTTGACGATGAGCCTGACAGCCTGGAAGTAGCCCGTTATATCCTTGATTTTTACGGCGCGAACGTCTATACAGCCACCAACGGCAAAGAGGGCCTCGATCTGGTTGAGGAGGTCCGTCCGCGCTTCGTCATTTCCGATTTGTCGATGCCGATCATGGACGGTTGGGAGTTCTTGAGCAACTTAAAATCGACGGGGTATATGCGGGATATTCCCGTCATCGCCCTGACTGCTCATGCGATGAAAGGCGACCGCGAACGAGCCATTGCGGTCGGCTTCCATAACTATCTCACAAAGCCGCTGACGGCCCATACGTTTATGGACGAACTGCTCGTCCTGCTGCTGGATATTCCGCAGCTTAGCGAATACCTGACCATTTAG
- a CDS encoding sensor histidine kinase has product MLNSLRTRLTLTFVSLTIIPLIIVGVLITSRGYNALQNDAVDLQHELAQRTAINLEAFFNERETELTTLTQVYGLDTLPEDTQEDILLTLLSEQTAYYQLALVGANAMETIRVTRGDVITDSDLISRADDAIFQRAVQTHDITYSSVYFNEEARDRLITLAVPIENLYTGDVGNVLIAEVRFQNVSDAILRELDLNEGDDVYVVNNRGVILAHSDPSLVIRETTFDLPESDGRTTGLSGTDVILATDTVDLSNEGLTVVAETSFDNATVLANDVFRISVLITVTTLIVASAIVIWTVNRLVNPIINMSHAAEAIQGGDLTARVTEEGNDEIALLGRTFNQMTAQLQKTLEGLQSNIEQLEYSNQERAQLIKDLQTAKRIADENSRLKSEFLATMSHELRTPLNAIEGFTSIMLGGMGVELSARAEDMVKRVSANSKRLLHLINDFLDLSRIESGRLELVSTPLSPARLAQKWQEEVGILAEEKGIEFDVTISPDLPVMILGDEDALSKVAVNMLSNAFKFTHEGRVALDLQRMGDEWMIVVSDTGIGIPPHAREYIFDEFRQVDGSSKRLYGGTGLGLSLVQKLSRAMGGHVSLESEVGAGSTFTVVLPLQVPEATPQGTAEGATA; this is encoded by the coding sequence ATGCTTAACAGCCTGCGTACCCGGTTGACACTAACTTTTGTCAGCTTGACAATTATCCCACTAATTATCGTGGGTGTGCTGATTACGTCACGTGGTTATAACGCGCTGCAAAATGACGCAGTGGATTTGCAGCATGAATTGGCCCAGCGTACAGCCATTAACCTGGAAGCGTTCTTTAACGAGCGCGAAACGGAACTCACAACCCTGACACAGGTCTATGGTCTGGATACGCTCCCAGAGGATACCCAGGAAGACATCTTGCTCACCCTGCTGAGCGAACAGACGGCTTATTATCAGTTGGCGCTGGTTGGGGCGAATGCAATGGAAACGATCCGCGTGACGCGCGGTGACGTCATCACAGATAGCGACCTGATTAGCCGGGCCGATGATGCGATCTTCCAGAGAGCCGTACAGACGCACGACATCACTTACAGCTCGGTATACTTCAATGAAGAAGCACGCGACCGCCTGATTACGCTCGCTGTGCCGATTGAAAACCTTTATACGGGTGATGTGGGGAATGTCCTCATTGCAGAAGTGCGCTTCCAGAACGTCAGTGATGCGATTCTGCGTGAACTGGACCTGAATGAAGGCGATGATGTCTACGTCGTCAACAATAGGGGCGTCATCCTCGCCCATAGCGACCCCAGCCTGGTGATCCGAGAGACAACCTTTGACCTGCCAGAAAGCGATGGTCGCACGACGGGCCTGAGTGGGACGGACGTCATCCTAGCGACGGATACAGTTGATTTGTCGAATGAAGGCCTGACCGTCGTTGCTGAGACGAGCTTCGATAATGCGACGGTACTGGCGAACGATGTGTTCAGAATCTCGGTTTTGATCACAGTGACGACGCTTATCGTCGCGAGTGCGATTGTTATCTGGACGGTGAACCGCCTCGTGAACCCAATCATCAATATGTCGCACGCTGCGGAAGCGATCCAGGGTGGTGACCTCACCGCACGTGTTACGGAAGAAGGCAACGACGAAATTGCGCTGTTGGGCCGCACCTTCAACCAGATGACGGCACAACTCCAGAAAACGCTGGAAGGCTTGCAGAGCAATATTGAACAATTGGAATACTCCAACCAAGAGCGCGCCCAACTCATTAAAGACCTGCAGACAGCGAAACGTATTGCAGATGAGAACTCTCGACTCAAGTCTGAGTTCCTGGCGACGATGTCGCATGAGCTGCGGACGCCGTTGAACGCTATTGAAGGCTTTACCAGTATCATGCTGGGCGGCATGGGTGTGGAACTCAGTGCCCGTGCTGAAGATATGGTCAAACGTGTGAGCGCCAACAGCAAACGCCTATTGCACCTGATCAACGACTTCCTGGATCTATCCCGTATTGAATCGGGCCGCCTGGAACTCGTCAGTACGCCGCTTTCGCCCGCGCGGTTGGCGCAAAAATGGCAGGAAGAAGTCGGCATTTTGGCAGAAGAGAAAGGCATCGAATTTGATGTCACCATCAGCCCAGATCTACCAGTGATGATCCTGGGCGACGAAGACGCGCTTTCCAAAGTCGCTGTGAATATGCTGAGTAATGCGTTTAAATTCACTCACGAAGGACGCGTCGCCCTGGACCTCCAGCGGATGGGCGATGAGTGGATGATCGTTGTTAGCGATACGGGTATTGGCATTCCGCCGCATGCTCGCGAATACATCTTTGACGAATTCCGTCAGGTTGATGGGTCTTCAAAACGCCTTTATGGCGGTACTGGCCTGGGCCTCTCGCTGGTACAGAAGTTGTCTCGCGCTATGGGCGGCCACGTCTCCTTAGAGAGTGAAGTGGGCGCGGGCAGTACCTTCACTGTTGTTCTGCCGCTACAAGTACCGGAAGCCACACCACAAGGAACCGCTGAAGGAGCAACTGCATGA